In a single window of the Bubalus kerabau isolate K-KA32 ecotype Philippines breed swamp buffalo chromosome 18, PCC_UOA_SB_1v2, whole genome shotgun sequence genome:
- the PELO gene encoding protein pelota homolog: MKLVRKDIEKDNAGQVTLVPEEPEDMWHTYNLVQVGDSLRASTIRKVQTESSTGSVGSNRVRTTLTLCVEAIDFDSQACQLRVKGTNIQENEYVKMGAYHTIELEPNRQFTLAKKQWDSVVLERIEQACDPAWSADVAAVVMQEGLAHICLVTPSMTLTRAKVEVNIPRKRKGNCSQHDRALERFYEQVVQAIQRHIHFDVVKCVLVASPGFVREQFCDYMFQQAVKTDNKVLLENRSKFLQVHASSGHKYSLKEALCDPTVASRLSDTKAAGEVKALDDFYKMLQHEPDRAFYGLKQVEKANEAMAIDTLLISDELFRHQDVATRSRYVRLVDSVKENAGTVRIFSSLHVSGEQLSQLTGIAAILRFPVPELSDQENDSSSEEDE; this comes from the exons ATGAAGCTCGTGAGGAAGGACATTGAGAAAGACAATGCGGGCCAGGTGACCCTGGTTCCCGAGGAACCCGAGGACATGTGGCACACCTACAATCTAGTGCAGGTGGGCGACAGTTTGCGCGCTTCCACCATCCGCAAGGTGCAGACCGAGTCCTCCACCGGCAGCGTGGGAAGCAACCGGGTCCGCACGACCCTCACTCTCTGCGTGGAGGCCATCGACTTCGACTCCCAAGCCTGCCAGCTGCGGGTCAAGGGGACCAACATCCAGGAGAATGAGTATGTCAAGATGGGGGCTTACCACACCATCGAGCTGGAGCCCAACCGCCAGTTCACCCTGGCCAAAAAACAGTGGGACAGTGTGGTTCTGGAGCGCATCGAGCAAGCCTGTGACCCAGCCTGGAGCGCCGATGTGGCGGCTGTGGTTATGCAGGAAGGCCTCGCCCACATCTGCTTAGTCACTCCCAGCATGACCCTCACTCGGGCCAAGGTGGAAGTGAACATCCCTCGGAAACGGAAAGGCAACTGCTCGCAGCACGACCGGGCCTTGGAGCGGTTCTATGAACAGGTGGTCCAGGCCATCCAGCGCCACATACACTTCGATGTTGTAAAGTGCGTCCTAGTGGCCAGCCCAGGATTTGTGAGGGAGCAGTTCTGCGACTACATGTTTCAACAGGCAGTGAAGACCGACAACAAAGTGCTCCTGGAAAACCGGTCCAAATTCCTTCAG GTACATGCCTCCTCTGGACACAAGTACTCCCTGAAagaggctctttgtgaccctacagtaGCTAGCCGCCTTTCAGACACGAAAGCCGCTGGGGAAGTAAAGGCCTTGGATGATTTCTATAAAATGTTGCAACACGAACCGGACCGAGCATTTTATGGACTCAAGCAGGTGGAGAAGGCCAATGAGGCCATGGCAATTGACACATTGCTCATCAGCGATGAGCTCTTCAGGCACCAGGATGTAGCCACACGCAGCCGGTATGTGCGGCTGGTGGACAGCGTGAAAGAGAACGCAGGCACCGTTAGGATATTCTCTAGCCTTCACGTGTCTGGGGAACAGCTCAGCCAGTTGACTGGAATAGCTGCCATCCTCCGCTTCCCTGTCCCTGAACTCTCTGACCAAGAGAATGATTCCAGTTCTGAAGAAGATGAATGA